A window of the Helianthus annuus cultivar XRQ/B chromosome 4, HanXRQr2.0-SUNRISE, whole genome shotgun sequence genome harbors these coding sequences:
- the LOC110936991 gene encoding uncharacterized protein LOC110936991, with protein sequence MGLSKTEINFRRLLAAAPQQHHQSKLIHYVSTLRELLEQLAAERTPEGLPRISKATLSDYSEKIEAIAANLASSELNIEESPEPLTTEISVNRKTTKTEEHSVSPSAGLRRRVVPPSTVEDRSQNTDDATDSAAIKLDAAAQAHITKHRKLQEDLTDEMVGLARQLKESTLMMNQSIKNTDKILDSTEEAVERSLASTGRANTQAMDIYSQSSKTSCFTWLVMLLMTCIFVMVVLLIKVT encoded by the exons ATGGGATTGAGTAAAACTGAAATCAATTTTAGACGATTGCTAGCAGCCGCTCCTCAACAACATCATCAATCCAAACTTATTCAT TATGTTAGCACTCTAAGAGAGCTGTTGGAGCAACTCGCTGCAGAGAGAACACCGGAAGGATTACCGAG AATTTCAAAAGCTACATTGAGTGATTACTCTGAGAAAATTGAAGCAATTGCTGCCAACTTGGCTTCTTCAGAA TTGAACATTGAAGAATCTCCAGAGCCACTAACTACCGAAATTTCTGTCAACCGAAAGACTACAAAAACGGAAGAACACAGTGTCTCCCCTTCTGCAGGGTTGAGAAGAAGAGTGGT ACCCCCTTCGACTGTTGAAGACAGAAGCCAAAATACAGATGATGCAACTGATTCAGCTGCTATAAAATTGGATGCTGCAGCACAGGCCCATATTACAAAGCACAG GAAGCTCCAAGAAGACTTGACTGATGAAATGGTTGGGTTAGCACGGCAGCTTAAAGAGAGTACTCTCATGATGAATCAATCCATAAAAAACACCGACAAA ATTCTTGACTCAACAGAGGAAGCAGTCGAGCGTAGCTTAGCGAGTACGGGACGAGCCAATACACAGGCAATGGATATATACTCTCAGAGTTCCAAGACTTCATGCTTCACATGGCTTGTGATGCTTCTGATGACATGCATCTTTGTCATGGTGGTTCTTCTTATCAAAGTCACATAA